The following are encoded in a window of Psychrobacter sp. P11F6 genomic DNA:
- a CDS encoding CAP domain-containing protein, translating to MTFSTLLISTPQKNLAAVLFLTVFITACGGGGGGSDSSSNTNAPSPNPPAIEPNDQPNGNTSDNSSDNVGDQLDSTTATNEVKAALIANNNFSLARTSCGLSGLSVDTALDDVAIKHANYIKYVFANSSPTAFSAHYENKIADISGVTSSNNPFFGGLSFTDRLSNADYPNVRYGVTENIAQSSYYSSAGNLIRSDVVAGSMAKSLLAAPYHLRSLMMPSASVTGTGVVIYKPYNKEAANNQGYVLVNHAAATQATKDNTVKGVFTYPCEGVTDTVTALYNETPDPVKHTGRDLRVDPIGQPIYINMPSAQTIDISNVTFHDIQRNINVPIELLDYRQDPYKNTANALPANEAFILPITDNLKSCQIASKKGKNCGLHGNSDYRVSFDILVDHKTIERESFTFTTGIVN from the coding sequence ATGACATTCAGTACGCTATTAATCAGTACGCCACAAAAAAATCTTGCTGCAGTGCTTTTTTTGACAGTATTTATAACGGCTTGTGGTGGGGGCGGTGGTGGCTCTGATAGCAGCTCTAATACCAATGCGCCAAGCCCGAACCCACCTGCTATCGAGCCAAACGATCAGCCCAATGGTAATACAAGTGACAATTCAAGCGATAATGTTGGCGACCAACTTGATAGCACTACTGCTACTAATGAGGTAAAGGCTGCATTAATTGCCAACAATAATTTCAGTTTAGCACGTACCAGCTGTGGTCTGAGCGGCTTATCTGTTGATACCGCGCTTGATGATGTTGCCATTAAACATGCAAATTATATTAAATATGTCTTTGCCAATAGCTCACCGACCGCATTCAGTGCGCATTACGAAAATAAGATTGCAGATATTTCGGGCGTTACCAGTAGCAATAATCCATTTTTTGGTGGGTTAAGTTTTACCGATCGTTTATCAAACGCAGACTATCCAAATGTACGATATGGTGTGACTGAGAATATCGCCCAATCTAGCTACTATAGTTCAGCAGGCAATCTTATTCGCTCAGATGTTGTGGCAGGCTCGATGGCAAAGTCCTTGCTGGCAGCACCTTACCATTTGCGTTCATTAATGATGCCTAGTGCAAGCGTGACGGGTACTGGCGTGGTTATCTATAAGCCATACAATAAAGAGGCGGCGAATAACCAAGGTTATGTCTTGGTCAACCATGCAGCAGCGACCCAAGCGACTAAAGATAATACGGTTAAAGGCGTATTTACTTATCCATGTGAAGGCGTGACGGATACAGTAACCGCGCTATATAATGAGACGCCAGATCCTGTCAAGCATACAGGGCGTGACTTGCGAGTGGATCCTATCGGGCAACCCATTTATATCAATATGCCATCCGCTCAAACGATTGATATCAGCAATGTAACATTCCATGATATCCAGCGAAATATCAATGTACCGATTGAGCTGCTAGACTATCGCCAAGATCCCTATAAAAATACGGCAAATGCACTACCAGCAAACGAAGCTTTTATATTACCAATCACTGATAATTTAAAAAGCTGCCAGATTGCTAGTAAAAAAGGCAAAAACTGTGGTTTACATGGCAACAGTGACTACCGTGTCAGCTTTGATATTTTAGTGGATCATAAAACTATCGAGCGTGAGAGCTTTACCTTTACGACAGGGATAGTGAACTAA